The proteins below are encoded in one region of Amycolatopsis magusensis:
- a CDS encoding sensor histidine kinase codes for MNRWWPKGPAGDVVSAGLVLALVLTYTLAQDVPPGPWGLALIVLSCGVLAVRRRYPVPVAVATMLGVGLYYPLIGAGSPVLLTLMIALYTLSAQGYLRAAAVVAGITVVATLAGELASATRHVDDVAMVMLLGWIVAVLALGRLKRQVELGREEEARRRATEERLRIARELHDALGHHLSLITVQAGAALHANDPGQSTGALTAIKQAGREALRELRSTLDVLRTPVDSAPGLDRLDELFGHARAMGLTVTAELAEPRPVPPEIGLAAYRIVQEALTNAIRHSGASTVVVRVRYGDDGELRVEIEDNGSGGPITPGHGLRGMRERVRAAGGELTMPARDTGLAVHARLPIGGRR; via the coding sequence GTGAACCGGTGGTGGCCGAAGGGCCCGGCGGGCGACGTGGTGTCGGCCGGGCTCGTGCTGGCGCTCGTGCTGACCTACACCCTCGCGCAGGACGTGCCGCCGGGGCCGTGGGGGCTGGCGCTGATCGTGCTGAGCTGCGGGGTGCTGGCGGTGCGCCGCCGCTACCCGGTGCCGGTCGCGGTGGCCACCATGCTCGGCGTCGGGCTGTACTACCCGCTGATCGGCGCGGGCAGTCCCGTGCTGCTGACGTTGATGATCGCGCTGTACACGCTGTCGGCGCAGGGGTACCTGCGTGCCGCCGCGGTGGTCGCCGGGATCACCGTCGTGGCCACGCTGGCCGGTGAGCTGGCGAGCGCCACCCGGCACGTCGACGACGTCGCGATGGTCATGCTGCTCGGCTGGATCGTCGCCGTGCTCGCGCTCGGCAGGCTCAAGCGGCAGGTCGAACTCGGGCGCGAGGAAGAGGCCCGCCGCCGTGCCACCGAGGAACGGCTGCGCATCGCGCGTGAACTGCACGACGCGCTCGGGCACCACCTGTCGCTGATCACCGTCCAGGCCGGGGCGGCGCTGCACGCGAACGATCCCGGGCAGTCGACCGGCGCGCTGACCGCGATCAAGCAGGCGGGCCGGGAAGCCTTGCGGGAACTGCGATCCACGCTGGACGTGCTGAGAACGCCGGTGGACTCCGCGCCGGGGCTCGACCGGCTCGACGAGTTGTTCGGGCACGCGCGGGCGATGGGCCTGACGGTGACCGCCGAACTGGCCGAGCCGCGCCCGGTGCCGCCGGAGATCGGCCTCGCCGCCTACCGCATCGTGCAGGAAGCGCTGACCAACGCGATCCGCCACTCCGGCGCGAGTACGGTCGTGGTGCGGGTCCGGTACGGCGACGATGGTGAGCTGCGCGTGGAGATCGAGGACAACGGGTCCGGCGGGCCGATCACGCCCGGCCACGGCCTTCGCGGGATGCGCGAGCGGGTGCGGGCCGCGGGCGGGGAGTTGACCATGCCCGCGCGGGACACCGGTCTGGCCGTGCACGCCCGGCTGCCGATCGGCGGACGGCGGTGA
- a CDS encoding BTAD domain-containing putative transcriptional regulator has product MQIGLLGSFEVRTADGTFADVPGARLRGLLTALALDPGQVVPKATLVDWIWGEHPPADAANALQRLVSRLRKVLPEGSIDGQPNGYRLAVEPDAVDAVRFERLIGRAREDEDPRQLREALTLWRGAAMQDVGLQESAMFDVAVTRLEGLRLTALEDRYDAEIGLGHGAKLVTELADLVAANPVRERLVAALMRALVASGRESEALLVYQRTREILAETLGVDPSPELSALHVALLRGELGRQAEVRKTNLRAELTSYVGKDADVAAVAELVTEHRLTTLVGPGGSGKTRLATETARTLLGDLPDGAWLVELAPLSVDGDVAQSALAALGLRDGLLSDAPDAEAVERFVAAVRDRSMVLILDNCEHVIESAAAFAHRVLGECRRLRILATSREPLAIFGEALWPVAPLVLPAEDAGPAEIESSPAVQLLRERAGAVRSDLAIDADGRSTMARICRALDGMPLAIELAAARLRTMSLDQLANRLDDRFRLLTGGSRTALPRHRTLRAVIDWSWELLSDAERVVLRRLSVFAGGASLEAAERVCAGDAVEPGQVLELLTALAEKSLVVIDGGRAPRYRILGMIREYAGHRLAEAREADLARRAHLECFTELAETADPHLRRAEQLDWLAALEAEHHNITAAMRGAIAAGEARGAMRLAAAAGWYWWLGRHKAEGNELITAATAVPGEVDDESRAVVYAFIVTFMTAGLGDQHQAAKWIHQAYESGKRARGTHPALRLTGPLERMVQAPETAASAFEPLLGDGDPWVRALARLHLGKVRVAIGHEGREADDYFEAALDEFRALGERWGISFALAELATRTAVRGDFAGAHEYYEQAAVVVTEVGALEDMVRIRAQQALLHCLRGDEPAGAAAMAEAQLAAERVVWPSLLAELALAKAELARWRGDTGQARRQLDVATTMLGEDAEGTNVRAVLQNLRGYLAEDLGEARAHHAAALEVASEAGYAPLLAQALVGIADLALRERQHEQATRLLAAAHSVRGLPDRSQPDTARIEQAVRHDLGEARFTEVAREGSEADWRELAAVTLAG; this is encoded by the coding sequence GTGCAGATCGGGTTGCTGGGTTCTTTCGAGGTGCGCACGGCTGACGGCACCTTCGCCGACGTACCGGGCGCCCGGTTGCGTGGGCTGCTGACCGCGCTCGCGCTCGACCCGGGGCAGGTGGTCCCGAAGGCGACGCTCGTCGACTGGATCTGGGGTGAGCACCCGCCGGCCGACGCCGCGAATGCCCTGCAACGCCTGGTTTCCCGGCTGCGGAAGGTGCTGCCGGAAGGCTCGATCGACGGCCAGCCGAACGGCTACCGGCTGGCGGTGGAACCCGACGCCGTCGACGCCGTGCGGTTCGAGCGCCTCATCGGCCGGGCCCGCGAAGACGAGGACCCACGGCAGCTGCGCGAGGCCCTCACGTTGTGGCGCGGCGCGGCCATGCAGGACGTCGGCCTGCAGGAGAGCGCGATGTTCGACGTGGCGGTCACGCGGCTCGAAGGCCTGCGACTGACCGCGCTGGAGGACCGGTACGACGCGGAGATCGGCCTCGGCCACGGCGCGAAGCTGGTCACCGAACTGGCCGACCTCGTGGCCGCGAACCCGGTGCGGGAACGGCTGGTCGCCGCGCTGATGCGGGCACTGGTCGCGAGCGGCCGCGAATCCGAGGCGCTGCTCGTGTACCAGCGCACGCGGGAAATACTGGCCGAGACGCTGGGCGTGGACCCGTCACCGGAACTGTCCGCGTTGCACGTCGCGTTGCTGCGGGGCGAGCTGGGACGGCAGGCGGAGGTGCGGAAGACCAACCTGCGTGCCGAGCTGACCAGCTACGTCGGCAAGGACGCCGATGTCGCCGCGGTCGCCGAACTCGTCACCGAGCACCGCCTCACCACCCTGGTCGGCCCCGGTGGGTCGGGGAAGACCAGGCTGGCCACGGAAACCGCGCGCACGCTGCTCGGTGACCTGCCGGACGGCGCCTGGCTGGTGGAACTCGCGCCGCTCAGCGTGGACGGTGACGTGGCGCAGTCGGCGCTCGCCGCGCTCGGCCTGCGGGACGGGCTGCTCAGCGACGCGCCGGACGCGGAGGCGGTGGAGCGGTTCGTCGCCGCGGTCCGGGACCGGTCGATGGTGCTGATCCTGGACAACTGCGAGCACGTGATCGAGTCCGCGGCGGCGTTCGCCCACCGGGTGCTCGGGGAATGCCGACGACTGCGGATCCTCGCGACCAGCCGGGAACCGCTCGCCATCTTCGGTGAGGCGCTGTGGCCGGTCGCGCCGCTGGTCCTGCCCGCGGAGGACGCGGGTCCCGCTGAGATCGAGTCCTCCCCCGCCGTCCAGCTGCTGCGGGAGCGCGCCGGCGCGGTCCGCAGCGACCTCGCGATCGACGCCGACGGCCGGTCGACCATGGCACGCATCTGCCGGGCGCTGGACGGCATGCCGCTGGCCATCGAACTCGCCGCGGCCAGGTTGCGCACGATGTCGCTCGACCAGCTCGCCAACCGGCTCGACGACCGGTTCCGCCTGCTCACCGGGGGCAGCCGCACCGCGCTGCCGCGGCACCGGACGCTGCGCGCGGTGATCGACTGGAGCTGGGAACTGCTCTCCGACGCCGAACGAGTGGTGCTGCGCAGGCTCTCGGTGTTCGCGGGCGGGGCCAGCCTCGAAGCGGCCGAACGGGTCTGCGCGGGCGACGCGGTCGAGCCGGGGCAGGTGCTCGAACTGCTGACCGCGCTGGCCGAGAAGTCGCTGGTGGTCATCGACGGCGGCCGGGCGCCGCGCTACCGGATCCTCGGCATGATCAGGGAATACGCCGGGCATCGGCTCGCGGAGGCACGGGAAGCGGACCTCGCGCGCCGCGCGCACCTCGAGTGCTTCACCGAACTCGCCGAAACCGCGGACCCGCACCTCCGCCGCGCCGAGCAGCTGGACTGGCTTGCCGCGCTCGAAGCGGAACACCACAACATCACCGCCGCGATGCGCGGCGCGATCGCGGCAGGCGAAGCCCGTGGGGCGATGCGGCTCGCCGCTGCCGCCGGGTGGTACTGGTGGCTCGGCAGGCACAAGGCCGAGGGCAACGAACTGATCACCGCGGCCACGGCCGTGCCCGGCGAGGTGGACGACGAGAGCCGTGCCGTGGTGTACGCGTTCATCGTCACCTTCATGACCGCCGGGCTGGGCGACCAGCACCAGGCGGCGAAGTGGATCCACCAGGCCTACGAAAGCGGCAAGCGAGCGCGGGGCACGCACCCGGCACTGAGGCTCACCGGTCCGCTGGAGCGCATGGTGCAGGCGCCGGAGACGGCCGCTTCGGCGTTCGAACCGCTGCTCGGCGACGGGGACCCCTGGGTGCGCGCCCTGGCCCGGCTGCACCTCGGCAAGGTGCGGGTGGCGATCGGGCACGAGGGCCGGGAGGCTGACGACTACTTCGAAGCGGCGCTCGACGAGTTCCGCGCGCTCGGTGAGCGGTGGGGCATCTCGTTCGCCCTCGCCGAACTGGCGACCCGGACCGCTGTCCGCGGTGATTTCGCGGGCGCGCACGAGTACTACGAACAGGCGGCCGTGGTCGTCACCGAGGTCGGTGCCCTCGAAGACATGGTGCGGATCCGGGCGCAGCAGGCCCTGTTGCACTGCCTACGGGGTGACGAGCCCGCCGGCGCGGCCGCGATGGCCGAAGCGCAGCTGGCCGCGGAACGGGTTGTCTGGCCGAGCCTGCTGGCCGAACTGGCGCTGGCGAAAGCGGAGCTCGCGCGCTGGCGCGGTGACACCGGACAGGCGCGCCGGCAACTCGACGTGGCCACCACGATGCTGGGCGAGGATGCCGAGGGGACGAACGTCCGCGCGGTGCTCCAGAACCTGCGGGGCTACCTCGCCGAGGATCTCGGCGAAGCCCGCGCACACCACGCCGCGGCTTTGGAGGTGGCTTCCGAGGCGGGCTACGCGCCGCTCCTCGCCCAGGCCCTCGTCGGAATCGCGGACCTGGCCCTGCGGGAGCGGCAGCACGAGCAAGCCACCCGGCTACTCGCGGCGGCCCACAGCGTGCGGGGCCTACCGGACCGTTCGCAGCCGGACACGGCGAGGATCGAGCAGGCCGTGCGGCACGACCTCGGTGAGGCGCGGTTCACCGAGGTCGCACGGGAAGGGTCGGAAGCGGACTGGCGGGAGCTGGCCGCGGTCACGCTCGCCGGATGA
- a CDS encoding response regulator, with product MIRVLLADDQNLVRAGFKSILDGEADITVVGAAADGEAVLGLAAELRPDVVLMDIRMPRLDGLAATRRILGDPRLAGIKVIILTTFDLDEYVYGALRAGASGFLVKDTEPTELIHGVRVVARGDALLAPSVTRRLIAEFAGRVTRPEPSPRLNSLTEREREVMTLVAAGLSNDEIARRLVLSPATAKTHVSRIMTKVDARDRAQLVVLAYEAAMVTPRWTQPG from the coding sequence GTGATCCGGGTCCTGCTGGCCGACGACCAGAACCTGGTCCGCGCCGGGTTCAAGTCCATTTTGGACGGCGAAGCCGACATCACCGTGGTCGGCGCGGCGGCGGACGGGGAAGCGGTGCTGGGCCTGGCCGCGGAACTGCGGCCGGACGTGGTGCTGATGGACATCCGGATGCCCCGCCTGGACGGCTTGGCGGCCACCCGGCGGATCCTCGGCGACCCCCGGCTCGCCGGGATCAAGGTGATCATCCTGACCACCTTCGACCTCGACGAGTACGTCTACGGCGCGTTGCGCGCGGGCGCCAGCGGCTTCCTGGTCAAGGACACCGAACCGACCGAGCTGATCCACGGCGTGCGGGTGGTCGCGCGCGGGGACGCGCTGCTCGCGCCCTCGGTCACCCGGCGGCTGATCGCCGAATTCGCCGGGCGGGTCACCCGGCCCGAACCGAGCCCGCGGCTGAACTCGCTGACCGAGCGCGAACGCGAGGTGATGACCCTGGTCGCGGCCGGGTTGTCGAACGACGAGATCGCCCGGCGGCTGGTGCTCAGCCCGGCCACCGCCAAGACCCACGTCAGCCGGATCATGACCAAAGTGGACGCTCGTGACCGCGCGCAACTGGTGGTGCTGGCCTACGAGGCGGCGATGGTGACACCCCGGTGGACACAACCCGGGTAG
- a CDS encoding cytochrome P450, giving the protein MSRTVSVPHGLPMDRDAGPFDPPSALTELREARPVSPMIFPDGHEGWLVTGYEAVRQLMADTRFSSRQDLGIVHVPYETPGIPAATEPSPPLPGLFIAMDPPEHGRLRRRLTGAFTVKRMKRLEEQIIEITERQLDELARLAPPVDLVKEFALPVPSLVICELLGVPYEDRETFQVNSAQFMVKDQTLEEKMGALVAINTYLAELVTRKRAEPGEDILSDLARHEDLTIEELVGAAFLLLLAGHETTANMLSLGTFALLEHPEQLAELRADPGLVPNAVEELMRYLSVADIFYRYASEDLELGGETIAEGSTVVVSLLAANRDPERFENPDTLDFGRTARGHLSFGHGIHQCLGQQLARIEMRAGFEGLVRRFPDLALAVPADEVKLRTDMNIYGVHELPVTWTKTAE; this is encoded by the coding sequence ATGAGCCGGACGGTCTCCGTTCCCCACGGCCTCCCCATGGACCGCGACGCGGGCCCCTTCGACCCGCCCAGCGCGCTCACGGAGCTGCGCGAGGCCCGCCCGGTCAGCCCGATGATCTTCCCCGACGGCCACGAAGGCTGGCTCGTCACCGGGTACGAGGCGGTCCGCCAGCTGATGGCCGACACCCGGTTCAGCTCCCGGCAGGACCTCGGCATCGTGCACGTGCCGTACGAGACGCCGGGCATCCCGGCCGCCACCGAGCCGTCGCCGCCGCTGCCCGGCCTGTTCATCGCCATGGACCCACCGGAGCACGGCAGGCTGCGCCGCCGGCTCACCGGCGCCTTCACGGTGAAGCGCATGAAGCGGCTCGAAGAGCAGATCATCGAGATCACCGAGCGGCAGCTGGACGAGCTGGCGCGCCTGGCGCCGCCGGTCGACCTGGTCAAGGAGTTCGCGCTGCCGGTGCCGTCGCTGGTGATCTGCGAACTGCTCGGCGTGCCCTACGAAGACCGGGAGACCTTCCAGGTCAACTCCGCCCAGTTCATGGTCAAGGACCAGACGCTGGAGGAGAAGATGGGCGCGCTGGTCGCGATCAACACCTACCTCGCCGAGCTGGTCACCCGCAAGCGCGCCGAGCCGGGTGAGGACATCCTGTCGGACCTGGCCCGCCACGAGGACCTGACCATCGAGGAACTGGTCGGGGCCGCCTTCCTGCTGCTGCTCGCGGGCCACGAAACCACCGCGAACATGCTGTCGCTGGGCACTTTCGCGCTGTTGGAGCACCCGGAGCAACTGGCCGAGCTACGGGCCGACCCGGGGCTGGTGCCGAACGCCGTCGAGGAGCTCATGCGGTACCTGTCCGTGGCCGACATCTTCTACCGCTACGCCTCGGAGGACCTCGAACTCGGCGGCGAGACGATCGCCGAGGGCTCGACCGTGGTCGTCTCGCTGCTGGCTGCCAACCGCGATCCCGAGCGCTTCGAGAACCCGGACACGCTGGACTTCGGGCGCACGGCCCGCGGGCACCTGTCCTTCGGCCACGGCATCCACCAGTGCCTCGGGCAGCAGCTGGCTCGCATCGAGATGCGCGCGGGTTTCGAAGGACTGGTGCGCCGCTTCCCGGACCTCGCGCTCGCCGTCCCCGCCGACGAAGTGAAGCTGCGGACCGACATGAACATCTACGGCGTCCACGAACTGCCGGTCACGTGGACGAAGACGGCCGAGTAG
- a CDS encoding nuclear transport factor 2 family protein → MSEQIRTLIEQWATAVHQCDLDGVLAGHTEDVVMFDVPEPQQGVRGIAAYRETWPAFFDWQANGAIFEIESLEITAGEDVAYAFALLRCGMPDDLGDQRLRLTFGLRRKSGRWLIAHEHHSFPLSTDGEPRVREIHEEWFDGTYRKDLDGLMSHIAEDVVSYEHEAPLQVTGVAAVREVCRTGLEQSTGAVEWHVPDLRVLAGDDLAVAWGINHLRAELPDGTFTESRSRCTRIFQRRHGQWQMVHQHVSFPYDPATTRPSSST, encoded by the coding sequence ATGAGCGAACAGATTCGTACCCTCATCGAGCAGTGGGCGACCGCGGTGCACCAGTGCGACCTGGACGGCGTGCTGGCCGGGCACACCGAGGACGTGGTGATGTTCGACGTGCCGGAGCCGCAGCAGGGCGTGCGCGGGATCGCCGCCTACCGGGAGACCTGGCCCGCCTTCTTCGACTGGCAGGCGAACGGCGCGATCTTCGAGATCGAGTCGCTGGAGATCACCGCCGGCGAAGACGTGGCCTACGCCTTCGCCCTGCTGCGCTGCGGCATGCCCGACGACCTCGGCGATCAGCGCCTGCGCCTGACCTTCGGGTTGCGCAGGAAGTCCGGCCGCTGGCTGATCGCCCACGAACACCACTCGTTCCCACTGTCGACCGACGGCGAGCCCCGCGTCCGCGAGATCCACGAGGAGTGGTTCGACGGCACCTACCGCAAGGACCTGGACGGCTTGATGTCCCACATCGCCGAGGACGTCGTCTCCTATGAACACGAAGCACCGCTGCAGGTCACCGGCGTCGCCGCCGTCCGGGAGGTCTGCCGGACGGGTCTCGAGCAGAGCACCGGAGCCGTCGAATGGCACGTCCCCGACCTGCGGGTACTGGCCGGGGACGACCTCGCCGTCGCCTGGGGCATCAACCACCTGCGCGCCGAACTCCCGGACGGCACCTTCACCGAATCCCGCTCACGATGCACGCGCATCTTCCAGCGGCGCCACGGCCAGTGGCAGATGGTCCACCAGCACGTCTCCTTCCCCTACGACCCCGCCACTACTCGGCCGTCTTCGTCCACGTGA
- a CDS encoding dihydrofolate reductase family protein → MRKIVASLFISLDGVVEAPETWQGPFFDDRMGEVTGARFAEAGALLLGRKTYEIFASHWPNETEDALAGVLNSVPKLVLSTTLTSADWTPSTVLNEDAAAKLAEEKARDGGDILVSGSVSVVRWLLAEGLLDELELLVHPTVLGKGERLFDDTQVNFEVVESEQFPGGAVRIIYRPVVR, encoded by the coding sequence ATGCGAAAGATTGTTGCGAGCCTCTTCATCTCGCTGGACGGCGTGGTCGAGGCCCCCGAAACCTGGCAGGGACCGTTCTTCGACGACCGGATGGGAGAGGTCACCGGCGCCCGGTTCGCCGAGGCCGGCGCGCTCCTGCTCGGCCGCAAGACCTACGAGATCTTCGCCTCCCACTGGCCCAACGAGACCGAGGACGCGCTGGCCGGTGTGCTGAACAGCGTGCCGAAGCTGGTCCTGTCCACCACGCTGACCTCGGCCGACTGGACGCCGTCGACCGTGCTCAACGAGGACGCGGCGGCGAAGCTGGCCGAGGAGAAGGCCCGCGACGGCGGCGACATCCTGGTCTCCGGCAGCGTCAGCGTGGTCCGCTGGCTGCTCGCCGAGGGCCTGCTCGACGAGCTGGAGCTGCTGGTCCACCCGACCGTGCTGGGCAAGGGCGAGCGCCTGTTCGACGACACCCAGGTCAACTTCGAGGTGGTCGAGAGCGAGCAGTTCCCCGGCGGGGCGGTCCGCATCATCTACCGCCCGGTGGTTCGATGA
- a CDS encoding NAD(P)-dependent oxidoreductase, whose translation MKLTVFGATGATGKHVVEQACAAGHQVTAVVRDPSKLGRTDLTVVEADTLDPAAIEPAVAGADGVISALGTRNGRGPTTICAEGTASILRAMTAAGTRRLVVVSASGLATDGDDPLTKVLVKPIVQRVLRHPFADMTRMEELIRASSVDWTIIRPPRLTEGPRGDYRTAVDDGVRRGFVISRANLAHAILRALPAEDTFGKILTVAR comes from the coding sequence ATGAAACTCACCGTTTTCGGGGCCACCGGCGCCACCGGCAAGCACGTCGTCGAGCAGGCGTGCGCGGCCGGGCACCAGGTCACCGCCGTGGTCAGAGACCCGTCCAAACTGGGGAGAACCGACCTGACCGTCGTCGAAGCCGACACGCTCGACCCGGCCGCGATCGAACCGGCGGTCGCCGGCGCCGACGGGGTGATCTCGGCGCTGGGCACCCGGAACGGCCGCGGCCCCACCACCATCTGCGCCGAAGGCACCGCGAGCATCCTGCGCGCGATGACCGCCGCGGGCACCCGGCGGCTGGTCGTGGTCAGCGCTTCCGGCCTGGCCACCGACGGCGACGACCCGCTAACCAAGGTGCTGGTGAAACCGATCGTCCAGCGGGTACTGCGGCACCCGTTCGCCGACATGACCCGCATGGAAGAACTGATCCGCGCGAGTTCCGTGGACTGGACGATCATCCGCCCGCCACGGCTCACCGAAGGCCCGCGCGGCGACTACCGGACCGCGGTCGACGACGGGGTGCGGCGGGGTTTCGTGATCTCACGGGCAAATCTCGCGCACGCCATCCTGCGCGCGCTGCCCGCCGAGGACACCTTCGGGAAGATTCTCACCGTCGCGCGATGA
- a CDS encoding TetR/AcrR family transcriptional regulator, with amino-acid sequence MSTRDRILDAAAQVMRSHGLAKATTKEIAKAAGFSEAALYKHFRDKTDMFLAVLEERMPSGLATLMAGLQKRVGEDPVEDVLVEFAHAAIAFYGQTFPIAASLFSDPHLLTAHRDVVHDRGKGPRHVGDLLTAYLEAEQRGGRISAEADPRATADLLLGACLQHGFLSNFDQRYDDEPTRRKLAETWVRTLLEGSGASRARVEPRP; translated from the coding sequence TTGAGTACGCGCGACCGGATCCTCGACGCCGCCGCGCAGGTGATGCGCAGCCACGGCCTGGCCAAGGCGACCACCAAGGAGATCGCCAAGGCGGCCGGGTTCTCCGAAGCCGCGCTGTACAAGCACTTCCGCGACAAGACCGACATGTTCCTCGCGGTGCTCGAAGAACGGATGCCGAGCGGCCTGGCCACGCTGATGGCCGGCCTGCAGAAGCGCGTCGGCGAAGACCCGGTCGAGGACGTGCTGGTCGAGTTCGCCCACGCCGCGATCGCCTTCTACGGGCAGACCTTCCCGATCGCGGCCTCGCTGTTCTCCGACCCGCACCTGCTCACCGCGCACCGCGACGTGGTGCACGACCGCGGCAAGGGCCCGCGCCACGTCGGCGACCTGCTCACCGCGTACCTCGAAGCCGAGCAGCGCGGCGGCCGGATCAGCGCGGAGGCCGACCCGCGCGCGACCGCGGACCTGCTGCTCGGTGCCTGCCTGCAACACGGTTTCCTGAGCAACTTCGACCAGCGGTACGACGACGAACCCACTCGGCGGAAGCTCGCCGAGACCTGGGTGCGCACCTTGCTCGAGGGGTCGGGGGCTTCTCGAGCGCGCGTAGAGCCACGTCCGTGA